Proteins encoded within one genomic window of Poseidonibacter antarcticus:
- a CDS encoding 2OG-Fe(II) oxygenase: protein MVQISNNVFCEEFLSKLDIPTGILPNPYYDYPFMIIKNFLSKKTCKQITANIKIDQDIFEAEIRKKDAIRIKSTTNTKIRKTKIHKLNTIHKNIYTNNFLKHQNDIEKFFNLAITTSTQIQALEYTKGSFYKQHSDDSSVLVKDGEIMGFLPVAPQRKISTVLFTTSNDEIVSEDTFTGGELIFNYLHNEKGETIQIKPKAGDMLVFLSNPYFTHEVLEVKEGFRVSLVQWHDALIN from the coding sequence ATGGTTCAAATAAGTAATAATGTTTTTTGTGAAGAATTTCTAAGTAAATTAGATATACCAACTGGTATTTTACCAAATCCATATTATGATTATCCCTTTATGATTATTAAAAACTTTTTATCTAAAAAAACATGCAAACAAATAACAGCAAATATAAAAATAGATCAAGATATTTTTGAAGCAGAAATTAGAAAAAAAGATGCAATTAGAATTAAATCAACAACTAATACAAAAATAAGAAAAACTAAAATTCATAAACTAAATACTATTCATAAAAATATTTATACTAATAATTTTTTAAAACATCAAAATGATATAGAAAAGTTTTTTAACTTAGCTATTACTACTTCTACACAAATTCAAGCTTTAGAATATACAAAAGGCTCATTTTATAAGCAACATAGTGATGATTCAAGTGTTTTAGTAAAAGATGGGGAAATTATGGGATTTCTTCCCGTTGCACCTCAAAGAAAAATATCAACAGTATTATTTACAACAAGTAATGATGAAATAGTTTCTGAAGATACATTTACAGGTGGAGAACTTATCTTTAATTATCTACATAATGAAAAAGGTGAAACAATTCAAATAAAACCAAAAGCTGGTGATATGCTTGTCTTTTTAAGTAATCCATATTTTACTCATGAAGTTTTAGAAGTAAAAGAAGGATTTCGTGTATCTTTAGTTCAATGGCATGATGCGCTTATTAACTAA
- a CDS encoding N(5)-(carboxyethyl)ornithine synthase, which yields MNNLKIGVIGTSKKEDEQRYPIHPAHLSRIPEELRKQLIFEEGYGIPFGITDDQIASQTGGIASRHELLSQIGTVIINKPILADLEELRIGGTLWGYVHCIQQRDITQAAIDRKQTLIAFEDMFVWSNNIQGRHTFYKNNEMAGYCAVIHALQLKGIDGHYGNQRKVIIFGFGAVSRGAIHALKAHGFRNITICVQRRDCEVREEVLDCHYVRIHAGINNEARMMVIEHDGSKRALTDLISQSDIIINGIFQDTKNPTDFIIEEESSYLKPKSLIIDVSCDEGMGFFFAKPTTFKKPLIKYKTIDYYAVDHTPSYLWESATRSISGALIVYLSTVLAGRNYWQKNETIRKAINIENGIIQNDAILSFQNRMLNYPHNTIEKEESNIA from the coding sequence ATGAATAACTTAAAAATTGGAGTCATCGGGACTTCAAAAAAAGAAGATGAACAACGATATCCTATCCATCCTGCTCATTTATCAAGAATTCCAGAAGAATTACGAAAACAACTTATATTTGAAGAAGGTTATGGTATACCATTTGGAATTACAGATGATCAAATTGCATCACAAACAGGTGGAATTGCTTCTAGACATGAATTATTAAGTCAAATTGGTACAGTTATTATTAATAAACCTATATTAGCTGATTTAGAAGAACTACGTATTGGTGGAACACTTTGGGGTTATGTACATTGTATACAACAACGAGATATTACGCAAGCTGCAATTGATAGAAAACAAACACTTATTGCTTTTGAAGATATGTTTGTTTGGTCTAACAATATACAAGGTCGACATACTTTTTATAAAAATAATGAAATGGCTGGATATTGTGCTGTTATACATGCATTACAACTTAAGGGTATTGATGGACATTATGGAAATCAAAGAAAAGTTATAATTTTTGGTTTTGGTGCAGTAAGTCGTGGTGCAATACATGCTTTAAAAGCCCATGGATTTAGAAATATAACAATATGTGTTCAACGTAGAGACTGTGAAGTACGAGAAGAAGTACTTGATTGTCATTATGTTAGAATTCATGCTGGTATTAATAATGAAGCACGGATGATGGTTATAGAGCATGATGGTTCTAAAAGAGCATTAACTGATTTAATTAGCCAATCTGATATTATTATAAATGGAATCTTTCAAGATACGAAAAATCCAACAGATTTTATAATAGAAGAAGAAAGTTCTTATCTAAAACCTAAAAGTCTTATTATTGATGTAAGTTGTGACGAAGGTATGGGATTCTTTTTTGCAAAACCAACAACATTTAAAAAACCTTTAATAAAATATAAAACTATTGACTATTATGCAGTTGATCATACGCCTAGTTACCTTTGGGAAAGTGCAACACGTTCAATATCAGGTGCATTAATCGTTTATTTATCAACTGTATTAGCAGGAAGAAATTATTGGCAAAAAAATGAAACAATTAGAAAAGCAATTAATATTGAAAATGGAATAATACAAAACGATGCAATTTTATCATTTCAAAATCGTATGTTAAACTATCCTCATAATACTATTGAAAAAGAAGAAAGTAATATTGCTTAA
- a CDS encoding AraC family transcriptional regulator has translation MKKDTKHIRANIVNKSLSYIYKYIDTNITLDELAKLNSVSKYHFLRIFKEEVGENLFQRITAIRLQKAANLLITNSHSTISEISQSCGYSSHTSFIKAFKKRFIYTPSKWRKGAYKNFSQDTLNLKEDFYLTFKDIIPSIKVVPSRTCVYIRLKGYGMLELSQTWERLLAFAYENNILENTQIGMYHDNPIITEYKDCNYIAAIEVDDDFKPTNLISKLEIEESLCAIFHYEGVYGDIAKLMAYIYHYWMPNSGYEAKTLPAFAIYHQNHYLEENDTFNLDFYVPIRVV, from the coding sequence ATGAAGAAAGATACAAAACATATAAGAGCAAATATAGTAAATAAATCACTTAGTTATATTTATAAATATATTGATACAAATATTACCTTAGATGAATTAGCTAAGTTAAATAGTGTTAGTAAATATCATTTTTTGAGAATATTTAAAGAAGAAGTAGGTGAAAACTTATTTCAGAGAATAACAGCTATCCGTTTACAAAAAGCAGCGAATTTATTAATTACAAATAGTCATTCAACTATTAGTGAAATAAGTCAATCTTGTGGTTATTCTTCACATACTTCTTTTATAAAAGCATTTAAAAAAAGATTTATTTATACACCTTCTAAATGGAGAAAAGGTGCTTATAAAAACTTTTCACAAGATACTTTAAATTTGAAAGAAGACTTTTATTTAACTTTTAAAGATATTATTCCAAGTATTAAAGTTGTTCCTTCTAGGACATGCGTATATATTAGATTAAAAGGCTATGGAATGTTAGAACTTTCTCAAACATGGGAAAGACTACTTGCCTTTGCTTATGAAAATAATATACTGGAAAATACTCAAATAGGGATGTATCATGATAATCCTATTATTACAGAATATAAAGACTGCAACTATATAGCAGCAATAGAAGTAGATGATGATTTTAAACCTACAAATTTAATAAGTAAATTAGAAATTGAAGAATCATTATGTGCAATTTTTCATTATGAAGGTGTTTATGGAGATATTGCTAAACTTATGGCTTACATATACCATTATTGGATGCCAAATAGTGGATATGAAGCTAAAACACTTCCTGCCTTTGCAATA